In the genome of Populus trichocarpa isolate Nisqually-1 chromosome 10, P.trichocarpa_v4.1, whole genome shotgun sequence, the window acactttaaaaacataaaaatattaaatacctTTCTTTAGAGCATGCGGCGTGTGCGGTCCCAATTCCAATAATGCTCGCCGTTAACTAGTACTCTATCTGATTAGCATCACCGTATTATTTTCTTACGGTTTCATCTTCTGGTGCTAGAGCTGGTGGTTGAATTCACGGCTAAGCCTTGTCGATACCCATGAAGGGGACTTTGTGTTCATCGGGATTGACGTTGATGAATTGGACGTGAGAATGCTATTTTCCTTCTGCAGCTACATAATTTGATCACATATTGGTTTAATTTCCTTCTTAAATCTTGACAAGAATGAATGTACATAAAAACAGCTTGTGGCTCTGCATTTTCACTCGTGAAGAAAGGGAAGGTAGCTGGGGTCAAGAAGAATGAACTTGAGAGCAAGATTGAGAGACACAGGATATGATCACCATTCCTCTTAACAACCAATGCCATGTCCATGGCGAAGCCTTGCTGGAGTGTGTATTTCAGTAGTGAGTGAAGAATTAAATAAGGCCTCGAAAGCAATTTGCTGAGGCAAAAACAAggatccttttttaattattattatattgctCTGCATTGCTTTCCcaggttgattttgttttgccaACAAAACTCTTTTGTCTCTCCATCCACTGTTACAAGAATTGCATTGGCTCCTCCTCGGAAGGAATTGGTCAGGAGAGGGACAAAGCATCAAGCATGATGTGGAAAACAGAGGTTACTTTACAAAATCGATAGCTTCGACCATTTACGAGGACTCTATAaaacttgaaattgaaataccTCCGCAGGTtcctaaactagaaaaaatatcatgcacGACACTTTCAAGTAAAATGACTAGAAATCAAACACCTGTGTCCAACTCAAGCACCACTTGAGCAAAATCAAGCGGTCTTCAGTTTAACCACACATGTTCCTGCACTGCTAGAACATGAACAGGATCCATTACATGAGGTggatagaaaaacatttaaacttcaACTTGAAAGCCATTGATGCATcctttttcacattcaaattCGAAGCCATGAATGATAAAAACTGAAATTAGATCAATAGTACACAAATTTAGATCAGAAGGCCACAGTCATCTCTTGGAAGCTTGGCCAATAGTTAACGATTACAGGTTCATCCGTACCAATAACGCGCAAATTCGCAAAACGCCTTCAAGCTTTCTTTCCTACTATGCACAATCTTACACTAGGACAGTGGAAAACATAGCGTATTTACATTCAATTAACATAAATTGATGATCAGTGTTAATGGAATTAACTTAAATATGTTAAATGGATAATTGACAACCCAAGCCTTGAGCTCTGAATTAATTATCAGGTGCACCTAGGGCCTTCTTGAGGTCAGATTTCTGTTCCACTGTAAGTCTTGTTGGAAATGTGACATCAAACTTGATTCTAAGGTTTCCTCTCTTGGTGGGCTCTTTTGAGATGGGCATTCCTTCATTTGAGACTAGCAACTCCTGACCTGGTTTGACAATATCTGTTACTGGGACTGGGAGATATCTTCCatccaaggttgtcaattcgaTGGTTTTCCCTGTGAGAGCTTCCAATAACGAGATCTTCTGGTTGATCACCAGATCATTTCCATCCCTCTTGAAAACAGAATGGGGCTTCTCATCCACCACGAAAATTAGATCAGCTGGAGTGATTCCAGGTTCTTGATTGCCTTTCTCAGGAAAAGTGATTTTTGTGCCCTTCTTCCAGCCAGGCTTGATGTCTATCTTTAAGATTTCCTCGACGGTTTTCGGCTTGCTGCAAGAAAGTTACTAATGCATCAAACAACCGGAAGAAGAATGATGccgaccaaaaaaaaaaagtagtggCAAATGCTATGCTAGCcgaaagggagaaaaaaacaaacaaacaaactggTAGGGTAGAAGTCAGTGCCATAAACTTCTTAATGCTCGCATTTCTCATCTCTGCAACTAGGACGGGTCTAGTGGACAAGATATTGATATTAACTTCTAGAGTGCATTCCAACTCATTTCAAAGTGCCTAAAGCTATGTATGGCAGCAACGTTATTCAAAATAAGCcaattgaattttaaactttttgtaTATCAACCCTGAATGACTTGCTCAAAGGACAGTTATCTCTGATATTAACATAAAACCCCCATCCAATTCAagctttcaattttaaaaagcacTAAAGCCTGTGTTATCAACAGGACATTGCAGTTTATAATATGTTGGCACCATTTATAACTTATGACTTGgactaattgatgaattgaGATTGAACTAGCTCACTTCAGAGATTCATACTATTTTAGTTTCTTGGGCCATTTTATCTCCCCAGAATTAGTTGGTCTCTGCTTTCCCCACAAATATGCATTCATTCTCCATTTGTAAatataatgattttgaaaattctcTCATCCTCAGTATATCCTCTTTGCTGAACTTATCAGTAATCAAAGAATGTGAAAAtaagtagagaaaaaaaaaacatgatgttCCAAATCAGTCAGTAACCATAATCTGCCAACTACAATCTATAtgtttgacattaaaaaaaaaattcatgttttcccaaaaaaataattttttttttctcaaaaaatataaaaacaacatcaCGCCTCAATCCTAATACTAAATGGGTCCTTTTGCGCCTTTCccaagatcatttttttttttattttctataaaatattagaagaagaaaaaacctagACTAGCAAGAGATAAATAAATCTAGAAAGTGCaataacactataaaaaaaggaaaaggaagagtaACTAACCCGAAATCATCAGGAACAGAACGAGAAATCCTCATCTTTCTTCGAGTTCCTTTATAAAGCTCTTCCAACGTGCAAAGCAACTTGCTTTCAACAGGCGCTGCTTTCCTGTTAAGCTCAGCCCCGTAattattaccattattattgCGAAAATACCCCTTTCCAACACCACCGGATCCGCCACCTCCTCCAAAGAATTCAGCGAAAATATCCTCCGCGTCACGAGGATTGAACCTGAAAGAAGCACCCACATTGGTAGTTGGAGGTGGGATTTGATCAAAAGACTTCAGCCCTTCTTCACCGTAGAGATCATAGATCTGACGCTTGTTAGGGTCTGATAAGACATCGTAGGCTTCGGAGATAAGCTTGAACTTGGCTTCTGCTTCTTTCTTGTTTACAGGGTTCTTGTCTGGATGCCATTTCATTGCCAGTCTCTTGTATGCCTTTTTCATGTCCTCTTCAGTCGCGTTCCGGTTCAGTTTCAGTATGTTATAGTAATCAAcacccatttcttcttcttgatttttctttggattGACAGCAAATGCAAAGAGGGGGGGCGAGTAGAGTACAAAGGGTGTTTTCTTCCCTTTCCTTTCTTGCGCAAGAAAACCGGCGAGTCGGCGGGGTGGGCGAGGAAGGATAGATTAGATTGTTGTTAACGCGTACCGTGGGATATTTTTTAAGGAGTAAAATATAATCCAGTACCTGTTTTTATTATACTTCTTGGATTTAATCCTCTTGTCTTGAAAATAAGAAGCCAGTCCCTTTAATAGAATCGAGTCCGtttaatattgtattattgattgtttttaaaagtgtttttttatttaaaaatatattaaaataatatatttttattttttaaaaataattttttcaaaaacaatttttttaaaaaaagaaagggctctccaccttttcttttccctaaaTCTTAGCCCTTTCGAAAGTGCCTTTTCATTTTGTGATGAGATGAGCAGCCAATAAGGACTTGATATTGGGTTTTTAAAACTGAAAGGACCGATCGATTATCTTACAGAAATATCAGTGATTAGACCGACAGCAGTAGTTTGTGTGACAGCTTTCAAGCGTAGAAAACACTGTGCCGACAGAATACGTGCAAGGACATCcaaacactctctctctctctctctctctctctctctctctctctatatatatatatatatatatatatatatatatattctctctcTCCTCGGTGCTGAATGAATGACGGCttcttttcccaataaaaaCGACCTCGTAACAATAATCAATCGATCAATGTCCGGTATCTATTACTCAAAGATGGTGCGGGTGGATCATGGATGGACCGCATCCACTTAAGAATTAAGATGATAATTGAAGCCACGTAGATAGCAGACATCCCCTCCTGTGGGATTTTACGGTctcaagtaattaatttaacctgaaatttaaataattaataaaattttaagatgatatatattaatttttaatatatttttttaaatcaaagaactttaaatttgaaatttatacaGGCTCAAACTATCTTATACTTAAtttctattaaataaatgagaatgataagattcaaactcgtgaccgcttagtaatcaagactctgatatcgtattaaataatcaattcaacctaaaagcttTAAGCTGTCAggtaagattttaatatatgatttatattattctctaacattgcTTATCCAAAACCCTCAACTACTTCgagctttttttaaataaaaaaacaaataatagtaaagataaaaagaacTTCATTCACTTGGGTATTATATAATCAAAACCTGGTTATTAT includes:
- the LOC18102353 gene encoding uncharacterized protein LOC18102353 is translated as MGVDYYNILKLNRNATEEDMKKAYKRLAMKWHPDKNPVNKKEAEAKFKLISEAYDVLSDPNKRQIYDLYGEEGLKSFDQIPPPTTNVGASFRFNPRDAEDIFAEFFGGGGGSGGVGKGYFRNNNGNNYGAELNRKAAPVESKLLCTLEELYKGTRRKMRISRSVPDDFGKPKTVEEILKIDIKPGWKKGTKITFPEKGNQEPGITPADLIFVVDEKPHSVFKRDGNDLVINQKISLLEALTGKTIELTTLDGRYLPVPVTDIVKPGQELLVSNEGMPISKEPTKRGNLRIKFDVTFPTRLTVEQKSDLKKALGAPDN